From Acinetobacter suaedae, one genomic window encodes:
- a CDS encoding phosphoglycolate phosphatase, whose amino-acid sequence MSIAQLQRRDLILFDLDGTLVDSAADLYRAMNISLEKLHFPVVTEDQIRAWVGKGAAKLCETVLKYLFEDASPQQHTLLLNTFVDVYAQELCVNTQVYEGVLPFLDYCQAHGIIMACVTNKPEQLARGILDILSLSSYFKMVVGGDTLPERKPHPLPLLHCMQSQNVAAAQTLMIGDSSNDVEAARRAGIDCIVVSYGYNHGENIYDCQPQQVVDRLVELVEEDQIRRQA is encoded by the coding sequence ATGTCCATTGCACAGTTACAACGTCGTGATCTTATCTTGTTTGATTTGGATGGAACACTTGTAGATTCTGCTGCTGACTTATATCGTGCAATGAATATTAGTTTGGAAAAATTGCACTTTCCTGTAGTTACTGAAGATCAGATACGAGCATGGGTTGGAAAGGGCGCCGCAAAACTTTGTGAAACAGTCCTTAAATATTTATTTGAGGATGCAAGCCCTCAGCAACATACGCTCTTGTTAAACACATTCGTTGATGTCTATGCACAAGAGTTATGTGTCAATACTCAGGTATATGAAGGTGTTTTACCTTTCTTGGATTATTGTCAAGCGCATGGGATTATCATGGCATGTGTGACCAATAAACCAGAGCAGTTGGCGAGAGGTATTTTGGATATTTTATCACTTTCATCTTATTTTAAGATGGTGGTTGGTGGTGATACCTTGCCTGAGCGTAAACCTCATCCCTTGCCATTATTGCACTGTATGCAGAGCCAAAATGTTGCTGCCGCACAAACACTAATGATTGGTGATTCAAGTAATGATGTTGAAGCTGCACGACGTGCAGGTATAGATTGTATTGTGGTCAGCTATGGCTATAATCATGGGGAGAATATTTACGATTGCCAACCGCAACAGGTGGTGGATCGTTTGGTGGAACTCGTTGAAGAAGATCAGATCAGGAGACAGGCATGA
- the gspN gene encoding type II secretion system protein N: protein MKKNTKQWRWWLFAIFAFLIFIILQIPATWLIAKFSKDNQLLHNVSGNIWQGQADWQRGQLRGSVHWRTRPLDLLLLRLGADLDIHSGNTHFNGVFAYSFGKKIIVKGLQGQVAPETLKYFANWQWPENAIQLKDVQLHYHDEKGFSSADGQLNWGGGELTYTFGQRQERMTMPSLIAALKDANGQLQLDIRDQRSQKMANISLDANLMLDVQLTQRMLLNVPSYQGKAGLDTYVISSRQPLLQGGM, encoded by the coding sequence ATGAAGAAAAATACCAAACAATGGAGATGGTGGCTATTCGCCATTTTTGCATTTTTAATTTTTATTATTTTACAGATTCCAGCAACATGGCTTATTGCTAAATTTTCTAAAGATAATCAATTACTACATAATGTTAGTGGCAATATTTGGCAGGGACAAGCAGACTGGCAACGTGGGCAGTTGCGAGGTTCTGTGCATTGGAGGACACGACCTTTAGATTTGTTGCTGTTGCGTTTGGGGGCTGATTTAGATATTCATAGTGGTAATACACACTTTAATGGTGTGTTTGCTTATAGTTTTGGAAAGAAAATCATTGTTAAGGGGTTACAAGGTCAAGTTGCACCTGAGACCCTAAAGTATTTTGCTAATTGGCAATGGCCTGAAAATGCAATTCAACTCAAGGATGTACAGCTCCATTATCACGATGAAAAAGGTTTTAGTTCGGCAGATGGGCAATTAAATTGGGGTGGTGGCGAATTGACATATACCTTTGGTCAGCGTCAAGAACGCATGACAATGCCATCTTTAATTGCTGCATTAAAAGATGCCAATGGACAATTACAACTGGATATACGTGATCAGCGTAGTCAAAAAATGGCAAATATAAGTTTAGATGCCAATCTGATGCTTGATGTACAACTCACACAGCGAATGCTTTTAAACGTTCCATCTTATCAGGGTAAGGCAGGGCTGGACACTTATGTGATTAGTTCACGTCAGCCATTGCTACAAGGTGGAATGTGA
- the secE gene encoding preprotein translocase subunit SecE, translating into MSNDKSRDASSDAPIPQRNNAAEIVGSSSPLDIVLWLIALALLIGSAMVNQHLPAYWAPANDIWVRIGVILACIVVALGLLYATHQGKGFVRLLLDARIELRRVAWPTKQETMTTSWQVLLVVIVTAIVLWCFDYGLGWFIKLIIG; encoded by the coding sequence ATGTCGAATGATAAATCGCGTGACGCATCGAGCGACGCGCCAATCCCTCAAAGAAATAATGCTGCTGAAATTGTAGGCTCAAGTTCTCCATTAGATATAGTCTTGTGGTTGATTGCTTTGGCTTTATTAATCGGTTCAGCGATGGTAAATCAGCATTTACCTGCCTATTGGGCACCTGCAAATGATATTTGGGTGCGCATTGGGGTAATTTTGGCTTGTATCGTAGTCGCTTTAGGTTTATTATACGCCACCCATCAAGGTAAAGGCTTTGTGCGTTTATTGCTAGATGCGCGAATAGAACTACGTCGAGTGGCTTGGCCAACAAAACAAGAGACGATGACCACATCGTGGCAGGTTCTTTTGGTTGTAATTGTGACAGCAATTGTATTGTGGTGTTTTGATTACGGGTTAGGCTGGTTTATTAAGTTAATTATCGGGTAA
- a CDS encoding FHA domain-containing protein yields MTWKLQAITGEFTGKELTIERDMLVGRHQEADILLQSADISRRHAALLLKEHQLWVQDLNSSNGTFVNDVRITQDTELHDGDVLQFASFVFSVLAPETELPEIEVEPVNTITQDQGMPSIAERAAETPISRDGMPQQVGIPKPAPIPEGVKVEVSAEPKSVPMPEPVSRVAQEKEQQKNASVGMISLIVLIILAVIAWLFFK; encoded by the coding sequence ATGACTTGGAAACTACAAGCCATTACAGGTGAATTTACGGGGAAAGAACTCACGATTGAACGTGATATGTTGGTGGGCCGTCATCAAGAGGCTGATATTTTATTGCAATCTGCTGATATTTCGCGTCGTCATGCTGCTCTTTTGCTTAAAGAACACCAATTGTGGGTGCAGGATCTGAACTCATCAAATGGTACTTTTGTGAATGATGTGCGTATCACTCAAGATACAGAATTGCATGACGGTGATGTTTTGCAATTTGCGAGTTTTGTATTTAGCGTTCTTGCTCCAGAAACTGAATTGCCAGAAATTGAAGTGGAACCTGTAAATACAATTACACAAGATCAAGGGATGCCGAGTATTGCAGAAAGGGCAGCTGAAACTCCAATTAGTCGAGATGGTATGCCTCAGCAAGTGGGTATTCCTAAGCCTGCACCAATCCCTGAAGGGGTGAAGGTTGAGGTTTCTGCTGAACCAAAATCAGTGCCTATGCCAGAGCCTGTGTCACGAGTTGCGCAGGAAAAAGAGCAACAAAAAAATGCTTCAGTGGGTATGATTTCTCTCATTGTATTGATCATTTTAGCAGTGATCGCTTGGTTGTTCTTTAAATAA
- a CDS encoding H-NS histone family protein: MKPDISDLSVEDLKRLQAEAEALIESKKDQAIEDAYNQIIAIADGIGLSVEELLAIGEQKRKKTTRKAVEPRYRNKNNTAETWTGRGKQPRWLVAELEKGAKLEDFLI; encoded by the coding sequence ATGAAACCAGACATTAGTGATTTATCAGTTGAAGATTTAAAGCGTTTGCAAGCAGAAGCAGAAGCTTTAATTGAAAGTAAAAAAGACCAAGCAATTGAAGATGCATATAATCAAATCATTGCAATTGCGGATGGTATTGGTTTAAGTGTTGAAGAATTATTGGCTATAGGTGAGCAAAAGCGTAAAAAGACAACGCGTAAAGCTGTAGAGCCACGTTACCGTAATAAAAATAATACTGCAGAAACTTGGACTGGTCGTGGTAAACAACCGCGTTGGTTAGTTGCGGAGTTGGAAAAAGGTGCAAAACTTGAAGATTTCTTAATCTAA
- a CDS encoding acyl-CoA thioesterase, translating into MNELSVYSVVHKQSVAWGDMDAFGHVNNVQYYRYMESARIAYLMALNIFEQDILTVVASSQCKYLSPVFYPDVLHVGARIEEVRNSAFRMQYVLWSEQQKQIIATGDAVMVCVDKASAKKSNIPENIKEKIIQLEKNVGHDLMLG; encoded by the coding sequence ATGAATGAGTTGTCTGTCTATTCTGTCGTGCATAAGCAAAGCGTCGCTTGGGGGGATATGGATGCATTTGGCCATGTAAATAATGTGCAATATTATCGTTATATGGAAAGTGCTCGTATTGCATATTTGATGGCGTTAAATATATTCGAGCAAGATATATTGACCGTAGTCGCATCCAGTCAGTGTAAATATTTAAGTCCGGTATTTTACCCAGATGTGTTGCATGTTGGTGCACGTATTGAAGAGGTCCGAAATAGTGCATTTAGAATGCAATATGTGTTGTGGAGTGAACAGCAAAAACAAATTATTGCAACTGGGGATGCTGTGATGGTTTGTGTTGATAAGGCGAGCGCAAAGAAATCAAATATTCCTGAGAATATTAAAGAAAAGATCATTCAGTTAGAAAAGAATGTGGGACATGATTTAATGTTAGGTTAA
- the gspD gene encoding type II secretion system secretin GspD gives MAFLNHQRPLWALLAAAPIVATISTHVQAQTWKINLRDADLAAFINEVADITGKNFAVDPRVRGNVTVISNKPLNKDEVYDLFLGVLSVNGVVALPSGNTIRLVPDSNVKNAGIPYDARNRAGGDQIVTRVIWLQNTNPNDLVPALRPLMPQFAHLAAVAGTNALIVSDRAANIYQLENIVRNLDGTGQNDIEAITLQSSQAEEVITLLETMSGTGSSKDLMGSRVRIVADNRTNRILIKGDPDSRKRLRQIIEMVDVPSADRLGGLKVFRLKYASAKNLAEILQGLVTGQSVTSSSTSNNNSSNAISNLISNNQNSSSSSNSASGNSAISLNSGFNNRQNDVTSFNGGGVSIIADGAQNALVVKADPQLMREIESAIQQLDTRRQQVLIEAAIIEVVGGDAEQLGVQWVLGDLNSGVGLVNFSNLGSGLSKIAAGYLTGGAAGAAGALGDGASIGVGNFENPRRAYGALIQALKANTKSNFLSTPSIVTMDNEEAYIVVGQNVPFVTGSVATQGNSTVNPYTTVERKDVGITLKVVPHIGEGGSIRLEVEQEVSNVQPNRGQATDLVTSKRAIKTSVLADHGQTVILGGLISDDTSLTRQSIPVLGDIPYLGRLFRADTRSNDKRNLLVFIHPTIVGDSDDIRRISQQRYNQLYSLQLSMDKNGNFAKLPQNVSDIYTQPVVNNSPYQNVPTATQQKTSAVTTPVATAQPPLQKKAVERSKNTVTTTTLHPASSQ, from the coding sequence ATGGCTTTTTTGAATCATCAGCGTCCACTTTGGGCATTACTTGCCGCAGCACCAATAGTTGCGACAATCAGTACCCATGTACAAGCACAGACATGGAAGATCAATCTACGTGATGCCGATTTAGCAGCATTTATTAATGAAGTTGCTGATATTACGGGTAAGAATTTTGCGGTTGACCCTCGGGTCCGCGGTAATGTGACCGTTATTTCAAACAAACCGCTGAATAAAGATGAGGTCTATGATCTCTTTTTAGGTGTTTTAAGTGTGAATGGTGTAGTGGCATTGCCATCAGGAAATACGATTCGCTTGGTGCCTGATAGTAATGTGAAAAATGCAGGCATTCCTTATGATGCGCGAAATCGTGCGGGTGGAGATCAAATCGTAACCCGTGTTATTTGGCTGCAAAATACCAATCCAAATGATCTTGTACCTGCTTTACGTCCATTGATGCCACAGTTTGCACATCTGGCAGCAGTGGCAGGGACCAATGCACTTATTGTTTCTGACCGAGCAGCAAATATCTATCAGCTTGAGAATATTGTCCGTAATTTGGATGGGACAGGGCAGAATGATATTGAAGCGATTACGTTGCAGTCGAGTCAAGCTGAGGAAGTGATTACATTACTTGAGACAATGAGTGGGACGGGATCATCTAAAGATTTGATGGGGTCTCGTGTACGTATTGTTGCGGATAATCGTACCAATCGTATTTTGATCAAAGGTGATCCTGATTCACGTAAGCGGTTACGTCAAATCATCGAAATGGTGGATGTGCCGTCAGCAGATCGTCTGGGGGGATTAAAAGTATTTCGCTTGAAATATGCAAGTGCAAAAAATTTAGCTGAAATTTTACAAGGTTTAGTGACTGGCCAATCAGTTACATCTTCATCAACATCTAATAACAATAGTTCCAATGCGATTAGCAATCTTATTTCAAATAATCAAAACAGTAGTAGCTCATCCAATAGTGCATCAGGAAACTCAGCGATTAGCCTAAATAGTGGTTTTAATAATCGCCAAAATGATGTGACCAGCTTTAATGGCGGTGGTGTGAGTATCATTGCTGATGGTGCGCAGAATGCCTTGGTGGTTAAAGCTGATCCACAATTAATGCGTGAGATTGAATCAGCAATACAACAACTGGATACGCGTCGTCAGCAAGTGTTGATTGAGGCAGCGATTATCGAGGTCGTTGGGGGGGATGCAGAGCAACTTGGTGTGCAATGGGTGTTAGGTGATCTAAATAGTGGTGTTGGACTGGTTAATTTTTCAAATCTTGGTTCTGGACTGTCCAAAATTGCAGCTGGTTATCTAACTGGTGGGGCTGCAGGAGCTGCAGGGGCTTTAGGGGATGGCGCTTCAATTGGTGTTGGGAATTTTGAAAACCCACGCAGGGCGTATGGTGCGTTGATACAAGCACTGAAAGCAAATACGAAATCCAACTTTTTATCGACCCCATCCATTGTCACAATGGACAACGAAGAAGCTTATATTGTGGTGGGCCAAAATGTCCCTTTTGTTACAGGATCTGTTGCAACACAGGGGAATAGTACTGTAAACCCGTACACGACGGTTGAACGAAAGGATGTAGGGATAACCTTGAAAGTTGTCCCGCATATTGGTGAGGGGGGATCGATTCGCCTTGAGGTTGAGCAAGAGGTTTCAAATGTTCAGCCTAATCGAGGGCAGGCAACGGATTTGGTGACCAGTAAGCGGGCGATAAAGACTTCGGTATTGGCTGATCATGGGCAAACCGTGATTTTGGGTGGTTTGATTTCTGATGATACAAGTCTAACTCGTCAGAGTATCCCAGTGTTGGGGGATATTCCCTATTTAGGGCGTTTATTCCGTGCTGATACGCGTAGTAATGATAAGCGCAATCTTTTGGTATTTATTCATCCAACGATTGTTGGGGATTCAGATGATATTCGTCGTATATCACAGCAACGCTACAATCAATTATATAGCTTGCAACTTTCGATGGATAAAAACGGAAATTTTGCCAAGCTGCCTCAAAATGTCTCGGATATTTACACCCAGCCAGTGGTAAATAATTCACCATACCAGAATGTTCCAACGGCGACACAGCAAAAGACCTCTGCAGTGACGACGCCAGTAGCAACAGCACAACCACCTTTGCAAAAGAAAGCGGTTGAAAGAAGTAAGAATACGGTGACCACGACGACGTTGCATCCCGCGTCTTCACAGTAG
- a CDS encoding type II secretion system protein N, producing the protein MDALIQKIQQLDWQKLDKLSPLILAILLLWLCWKLASFFWLVVAPPQAMQFDRVELGSQQAQVPNISSFALFNEPAASAVQDNVNLELQGVLLGSSNSLSSAVIKLNDTAERYRVGETLGSTSYQLAEVYWDRVVLKQGNGATREVTFKGLEKGLYQPIEPINNRNNQPPPAHMPEPVQNSPQSALGQAIQQMQDNREQYLKNMGVSGGADGYEITDQTPTGLKNTLGLRSGDRILSINGQTVGQGLSEVQLLEQVRRQGHAKIEIKRGDQVMTIQQSF; encoded by the coding sequence ATGGACGCATTGATACAAAAAATACAACAGTTAGATTGGCAAAAGCTCGATAAGCTCAGTCCGTTGATTTTGGCAATCTTGCTGTTATGGCTGTGCTGGAAGCTCGCTTCGTTTTTTTGGTTGGTAGTTGCTCCCCCTCAAGCGATGCAATTTGATCGGGTTGAGCTAGGTTCACAACAGGCTCAAGTTCCTAATATCAGTTCATTTGCTTTATTTAATGAGCCAGCCGCGAGTGCAGTACAGGATAATGTTAATTTGGAGTTGCAGGGGGTATTACTTGGTTCGTCCAATTCATTATCTTCTGCTGTAATTAAATTAAATGATACTGCTGAGCGTTATCGAGTAGGTGAAACCTTAGGTTCAACCTCATATCAACTTGCGGAAGTGTATTGGGATCGTGTGGTGTTGAAACAAGGTAATGGTGCAACACGCGAAGTGACATTTAAGGGATTGGAAAAAGGTTTATATCAGCCTATAGAACCAATCAATAATCGTAATAATCAACCACCGCCGGCCCATATGCCAGAACCTGTTCAAAATTCACCTCAGTCTGCTTTGGGGCAGGCAATTCAACAAATGCAGGATAATCGTGAGCAATATCTGAAGAATATGGGAGTGAGTGGTGGTGCGGATGGCTATGAAATCACAGATCAAACACCCACTGGCCTTAAAAATACATTGGGTTTGCGCTCAGGTGATCGTATTCTATCGATCAATGGCCAAACGGTTGGGCAAGGATTGAGTGAAGTACAATTATTAGAGCAAGTGCGTCGTCAAGGGCATGCCAAAATAGAAATAAAACGTGGTGATCAAGTGATGACCATTCAACAGAGTTTTTAG
- the tuf gene encoding elongation factor Tu translates to MAKAKFERNKPHVNVGTIGHVDHGKTTLTAAIATICAKTYGGEAKDYAAIDSAPEEKARGITINTSHVEYDSPTRHYAHVDCPGHADYVKNMITGAAQMDGAILVCAATDGPMPQTREHILLSRQVGVPYILVFLNKCDLVDDEELLELVEMEVRELLSTYDFPGDDTPVIRGSALKALEGDAGQYGESAVLALVEALDSYIPEPERAIDKAFLMPIEDVFSISGRGTVVTGRVEAGIIKVGEEVEIVGIKDTVKTTVTGVEMFRKLLDEGRAGENCGILLRGTKREEVQRGQVLAKPGTIKPHTKFDAEVYVLSKEEGGRHTPFLNGYRPQFYFRTTDVTGAIKLQDGVEMVMPGDNVEMSVELIHPIAMDPGLRFAIREGGRTVGAGVVAKVTA, encoded by the coding sequence ATGGCTAAGGCTAAGTTTGAACGTAATAAACCACACGTAAACGTGGGTACAATTGGTCACGTTGACCATGGTAAAACAACTTTAACTGCTGCGATTGCAACAATCTGTGCGAAAACTTACGGCGGTGAAGCAAAAGATTACGCAGCGATCGACTCTGCACCTGAAGAAAAGGCGCGTGGTATTACCATTAATACTTCACACGTAGAATACGATTCTCCAACTCGTCACTACGCTCACGTAGACTGCCCAGGCCACGCCGATTATGTTAAAAACATGATTACTGGTGCTGCTCAGATGGACGGTGCAATCCTTGTATGTGCAGCGACTGATGGTCCAATGCCACAAACTCGTGAACACATCCTTCTTTCTCGTCAGGTAGGTGTACCTTATATTCTTGTATTCTTGAACAAGTGTGACCTTGTTGATGATGAAGAATTACTTGAATTAGTAGAAATGGAAGTTCGTGAACTTCTTTCTACTTATGACTTCCCAGGTGATGACACTCCAGTAATCCGTGGTTCTGCGCTTAAAGCGTTAGAAGGTGATGCAGGTCAATACGGTGAGTCAGCAGTTCTTGCGCTTGTAGAAGCACTTGACTCTTACATTCCAGAGCCAGAGCGTGCAATTGACAAAGCATTCTTGATGCCAATCGAAGACGTATTCTCAATTTCTGGTCGTGGTACAGTAGTAACAGGCCGTGTTGAAGCTGGTATCATCAAAGTTGGTGAAGAAGTTGAAATCGTAGGTATCAAAGACACAGTTAAAACAACTGTAACTGGTGTTGAGATGTTCCGTAAACTTCTTGACGAAGGTCGTGCAGGTGAGAACTGTGGTATCTTACTTCGTGGTACAAAGCGTGAAGAAGTACAACGTGGTCAAGTACTTGCTAAGCCAGGTACAATCAAGCCGCACACTAAATTTGATGCAGAAGTATACGTACTATCTAAAGAAGAAGGTGGTCGTCATACTCCATTCCTTAACGGTTACCGTCCACAGTTCTACTTCCGTACAACTGACGTAACTGGCGCGATCAAATTACAAGATGGCGTAGAAATGGTAATGCCTGGTGACAACGTAGAGATGTCAGTAGAATTGATCCACCCAATCGCAATGGACCCAGGTCTACGTTTTGCGATCCGTGAAGGTGGTCGTACTGTAGGTGCTGGTGTTGTTGCGAAAGTAACTGCATAA
- a CDS encoding heme biosynthesis protein HemY — protein MKHLSLRYVLISLFLFAIFAVLSYGYGHGYVYIYWRDWQLQSSVWGLIAFFIIVSFLVQLLWLLSKRYVVREQRKKEIALHFKDLHPYEQLGVVWLLDAATDQQVFIERVYTQSGLLNHIVAAQFDYKNGNYDAALQHLEQSAPVAFELAELQRIDIFLAQQQEEKALTHLEFLTQHQLSPWLLQIETAYQQRITALWGKLALQRPWLFLQATQYGLLDAEHRDLWLQQLLIKFDQASVDDLAALQQRYLALQNEIQTRPYTSKVLWLKLLARMPEMSIQHEQLALHLLQEHFDPEVFYLWFQQQLLKQIPDYADVEQRILLFEQRYAGVPMLSFAKWHIYMATDRQQEAEQLLTLYPDNILMSYLRIKSVLGDNLDLIKQLNLIFENDVNFLNFKL, from the coding sequence ATGAAACATTTGTCGCTTCGTTATGTGTTGATTAGCTTGTTTTTATTCGCAATTTTTGCAGTATTGAGTTACGGCTATGGGCATGGTTATGTCTACATATATTGGCGTGATTGGCAATTGCAAAGTAGTGTTTGGGGCCTAATTGCATTTTTTATTATTGTGAGTTTTTTGGTTCAATTGCTTTGGTTGTTGAGTAAGCGTTATGTAGTGCGTGAACAACGAAAAAAAGAAATAGCACTCCATTTTAAGGATTTGCACCCTTATGAGCAGTTAGGTGTTGTTTGGTTGTTGGATGCGGCCACAGACCAACAAGTTTTTATTGAGCGTGTTTATACCCAATCAGGCTTGTTAAACCACATTGTTGCCGCCCAGTTTGATTATAAAAATGGGAATTATGACGCAGCTTTGCAGCACTTGGAGCAATCGGCGCCGGTCGCATTTGAATTGGCAGAATTGCAACGTATAGATATTTTTCTAGCGCAACAACAAGAAGAAAAAGCACTCACGCATTTAGAGTTTTTGACTCAACATCAACTATCTCCTTGGTTGCTTCAAATCGAAACGGCATATCAACAGCGTATCACGGCTTTATGGGGAAAATTGGCATTACAACGTCCGTGGTTATTTCTACAAGCAACCCAATATGGTTTGCTCGATGCTGAGCATCGAGACTTATGGTTGCAGCAATTGCTGATTAAGTTTGATCAGGCATCCGTGGATGATTTAGCGGCATTGCAACAGCGTTATTTAGCCTTGCAGAATGAAATACAGACTCGTCCATATACGAGTAAGGTGCTGTGGCTTAAATTATTGGCTCGGATGCCTGAGATGAGCATACAACATGAGCAGTTGGCTCTGCATTTGTTACAAGAGCATTTTGATCCAGAAGTATTTTATCTTTGGTTTCAGCAGCAATTGCTTAAACAGATTCCAGATTATGCTGATGTAGAGCAGCGTATTTTGCTATTTGAACAGCGTTATGCTGGCGTACCAATGTTAAGTTTTGCTAAATGGCATATTTATATGGCGACAGATCGCCAACAGGAAGCAGAGCAGTTATTAACTTTATATCCTGATAATATATTGATGAGCTATTTAAGAATTAAGTCAGTTCTTGGTGATAATCTGGATTTAATCAAACAGTTGAATTTAATATTTGAAAATGATGTTAATTTTCTGAACTTTAAGTTATGA
- the trpE gene encoding anthranilate synthase component I has translation MTTLVQFEQLKSAGYNTIPVYRQRLADTETPLSVFARFKTHEHAYLFESVEGGENWARYSMIGLGESTVFSCNAGVLTVQQTDGTVTQQNCTDPFQYIRDFQHQFKVPSKKELPELPSFTGGLVGYLGYDAVRYIEPKLKNVPADDPVTLPDLWLMLSKTVIVFDNLKDTLFLIHHADANQDDAYTQAQQKLDQLEQLLATPVSLQAKPHTTPHFESITGKEKFLETVETVKEYIRAGDVMQVVPGQRMVSDFDGEALQVYRALRHLNPSPYLFLVQGRTIVDDKPFHIVGSSPEILSRLEDGIATVRPLAGTRPRGKTKEEDLALEKDLLSDEKEIAEHLMLIDLGRNDVGRVSKIGKVQVTDQMVIERYSHVMHIVSNVQGEVRDDVDALDVFKATFPAGTLSGAPKIRAMEIIDEVEPVKRGVFGGAVGYLGWHGEMDMSIAIRTCVIRDKKVYVQAGAGLVADSNPESEWNETQIKARAVIKAVELSSNGLIL, from the coding sequence ATGACTACCTTAGTACAATTTGAGCAATTAAAATCAGCCGGTTATAACACCATTCCTGTTTACCGCCAACGTTTAGCCGATACCGAAACCCCACTTTCCGTTTTTGCTCGATTTAAAACACATGAACATGCCTATCTTTTTGAGTCTGTTGAAGGTGGTGAAAATTGGGCGAGATACTCAATGATCGGTTTGGGTGAATCCACGGTTTTCTCATGCAATGCAGGTGTACTTACTGTTCAACAAACTGATGGTACGGTTACCCAACAAAATTGTACTGACCCATTTCAATATATTCGTGACTTCCAGCATCAATTTAAAGTACCAAGCAAAAAAGAATTGCCTGAACTACCGAGCTTTACAGGCGGTTTGGTGGGTTATTTGGGTTACGATGCTGTACGCTATATCGAACCAAAATTAAAAAATGTTCCAGCAGACGATCCAGTGACATTGCCAGACTTATGGTTAATGCTGTCAAAAACAGTGATCGTATTTGATAATTTAAAAGATACTTTATTTTTAATTCATCATGCTGATGCAAATCAAGATGATGCTTACACGCAAGCACAACAAAAATTGGATCAATTAGAACAACTGCTTGCAACACCTGTGAGTTTGCAGGCAAAACCGCATACAACGCCGCACTTTGAGTCGATCACGGGGAAAGAAAAGTTTCTTGAAACGGTGGAAACGGTGAAAGAGTACATTCGTGCTGGTGATGTCATGCAAGTGGTGCCAGGACAGCGAATGGTGTCTGATTTTGATGGTGAGGCATTACAGGTTTATCGTGCGTTGCGTCATCTTAATCCATCACCGTATTTGTTTTTAGTACAAGGGCGAACAATCGTTGATGACAAACCATTTCATATTGTGGGTTCATCACCAGAAATTCTGTCACGTTTAGAAGATGGGATTGCGACAGTGCGTCCGTTAGCGGGCACGCGACCACGTGGTAAAACCAAAGAAGAAGATTTGGCTTTAGAAAAAGATTTGCTTTCTGATGAAAAAGAGATTGCTGAACATTTAATGTTGATCGATCTTGGTCGAAACGATGTTGGGCGCGTATCAAAAATTGGTAAAGTTCAAGTAACTGACCAAATGGTAATCGAACGTTATTCACATGTGATGCATATTGTGTCAAATGTACAAGGTGAAGTGCGTGATGATGTCGATGCTTTGGATGTGTTTAAGGCAACATTTCCCGCAGGAACGCTTTCAGGTGCTCCTAAAATTCGTGCGATGGAAATCATTGATGAAGTTGAGCCTGTAAAACGTGGCGTATTTGGTGGTGCTGTTGGCTATTTAGGTTGGCATGGGGAAATGGACATGTCGATTGCGATTCGTACTTGTGTGATTCGTGATAAAAAGGTTTACGTGCAAGCGGGAGCAGGGTTGGTTGCAGACTCAAATCCTGAATCAGAGTGGAATGAAACCCAAATAAAAGCTCGCGCAGTGATCAAAGCGGTTGAATTATCGTCAAACGGATTGATTTTATGA